A stretch of Planctomycetota bacterium DNA encodes these proteins:
- a CDS encoding iron-sulfur cluster assembly accessory protein — protein sequence TMSTTATLDTATSPVSLTEPAADEIREYIKDQELDESKTFLRVGVKGGGCSGFQYTLDLVELDDGPEEGEELMESQNIRLVCDERSLLYLEGVEIGFHGEGLHTGFVFKNPNATSTCGCGSSFTA from the coding sequence GACCATGAGCACCACAGCCACTCTCGACACCGCCACTTCGCCCGTCAGCCTCACCGAGCCGGCCGCTGACGAGATCCGTGAGTACATCAAGGACCAAGAGCTCGACGAGAGCAAGACCTTCCTCCGCGTCGGCGTCAAGGGCGGCGGCTGCAGCGGCTTCCAGTACACCCTCGACCTCGTCGAGCTCGACGACGGCCCCGAGGAGGGCGAAGAGCTGATGGAAAGCCAGAACATCCGCCTCGTCTGCGACGAGCGAAGCCTCCTCTACCTCGAAGGCGTTGAGATCGGCTTCCACGGCGAAGGCCTGCACACCGGCTTCGTCTTCAAGAACCCCAACGCCACGAGCACCTGCGGCTGCGGCAGCAGCTTCACCGCCTGA